The stretch of DNA AAAAATATTGAAGTTATTTGTAATGGATTTAAAACTATAAATTATATTAAAAAAATATCAGAACTTATTAATAGCGGTTTTTGTAATACTATTCCTATATTAGATAATTCTGACGAGTTAGAAAAACTTAGTTTATTCATCAATTATCCTTTTAAATTAGGAATACGTATAGCTTCAGAAGAAGAACCAAAATTTGAATTTTATACTTCTAGGTTGGGGATAGGATATAAAGATATTATCGCATTTTATCTAAATAAAATAAAAAATAATCCAAAAGTAGAGCTAAAGATGTTGCATTTTTTCATTAATACTGGAATTAAAGATACAGCTTATTACTGGAATGAATTATTTAAATGTTTACATATTTATGCAAGATTAAAGAAAATAGCTCCTGAATTAGATATTCTGAATATAGGAGGGGGGTTTCCTATTAAAACTTCTATGTCTTTTACATATGATTATGAATACATAACTAATGAAATTATTTATCAAATAAAAAAATTTTGTCAAAAAGAAAATGTTTCAGAACCTCATATATATACAGAATTTGGAGCCTATACAGTAGGAGAAAGTGGAGGCATTTTATATAAAATATTATGTCAAAAACGTCAAAATGATAGAGAAAAATGGAATATGATAGATAGTTCTTTTATGACCACTCTTCCTGATACATGGGCTATAAGTAGAAGATTTATTATGATGGCTATTAATCGATGGAATGATTCTTATGAAAGAGTTTTTTTAGGAGGATTAACATGTGATAGTGATGATTATTATAACTCAGAACAACATATAAATGCAATATATCTTCCTTGTTTTAGGAAAAAAACTCCACTATACATTGGATTTTTTAATACTGGAGCTTATCAAGATACTATCAGCGGATATGGAGGAGTCCACCATTGTTTAATTCCACAACCTATTCATATATTGATAAACTATAATAATCAAAATAACTTAGTTTATCAAATTTTTCGTACTTCTCAAAGTCCAGAAGAAATATTAAAAATATTAGGTTATTAAAAATCCTCTCATGAATAAAAAAACTTTCGCTGATATACCTAAAAAATATTCTACATTAAAAAATTCTAAAATAGTATTGATTTTAGTTCCATATGATTCTAATCAAACATGGAAAAAAGGTTCAAAAAAAGGACCAGAAGCTTTTTTGAGTGCATCAAATTACATGGAATTATATGATATAGAAACTAATTCTGAAGTATACAAAAAAGGAATTTTTATTATAAATTCTATTAAAAATTCTTCAATTTCTCCTAAAAGAATGATTAATAAAGTAAAAAAAATAACTAAAAAATTTCTTTATGAAGATAAATTTGTAACTCTGATAGGAGGGGATCATTCTATATCAATAGGTAGCATAAGAGCTTTTGGAGAAAAATATAAGAATGATTTAAGTATTTTACATATGGATGCTCATGCAGATCTTCGTTCTATATATAATGGGAATCGCTACAGTCATGCTTGCTCTATGTATGAAGCTTCAAAAAAATACCCATTAGTTCAAATAGGAATTAGAAGTATGGATATTATGGAAATAAATAATATTCAAAAAGGAAATATTTTTTATATGCATGAAATATATAAAAGTAACTTATGGATGAATAATGCTATTAATAATTTATCAAAAAAATACGTTTATCTCAGTATAGATATTGATGTACTTGATCCAAGTATAGCTCCTTCTACGGGAACTCCAGAGCCAGGAGGTTTATCATGGTACACTATCATGACATTCTTAAGGAAAGTTTTTGAAACAAGAGAGGTTATAGGATTTGATATAGTTGAACTATTACCAAATGAAAAAGAATCTTCTACTGATTTTTTATCAGCTAAGCTTTATTATAAATTGCTATCATATAAATATGAAATATAACAAACATAAAAAAATTATCTTAGCTATAGATGGTTTTTCATCATCTGGAAAAAGTACTTTAGCAAGAGCTATTTCAAAAAAATTAAAATACAAATATCTAGATACTGGAGCAATGTATAGAAGTATAGCTTTGTTAGCTATACGAGAAAAAGTTTTTAATAGTGATTTATGGAATATAAAAAAATTTATACATCTATTAAAAAAAACTTTTCAAGTAAAATGGAATAAAAAAATAAATGAAATAGAACTTTTTTTAAATAAAAAAAATGTAAAAAAATCTGAAATTAGATCAATAGAAGTTTCGAAAAAAGTAAGCTTTATAGCTAAAATACCAGATATTCGTGAAATATTAACTTCTATACAAAGAAATTTTGGAGTTGAAAAGGGGATAGTAGTAGATGGAAGAGATATTGGAACTACAGTTTTTCCTAAATCAGAACTAAAAATTTTCTTAAAGAGTTCAATAGAAGTAAGATCTTACAGAAGATATCAAGACATTAAGAAAACAAATGATAATATTATTTACGATGAAGTAAAGAAAGATTTAATTTATAGAGATATAATGGATATTAATCGAAAAAATTCTCCATTAAAAAAGTCTGTTAATGCAATAGAAATAGATAATACATATCTAAACATTGAGAAAGAATTAAATATTATTAATAATTTATTAATAAATAAGATTAAATAATGAAATTATTAAATAGAAAAGTTGCTATAGTTACAGGAGGATCTGGTGATATAGGAAAATCTATAATAGAAACTTTTGTACAACATGGAGCAAATGTAATTTTTACATTTTTATCATCAGAAAATGAAGCAAAAAAATTATCTACAAAATTTTCAAATTTTGTAGAATCATATAAGATTGATCTTTCAGATTTTAATTCTTCAGAAAATCTAGTAAAATATGTTATCAAAAAATATGGATCCATAGATATTTTGGTAAATAATGCTGGTATTATAAAAGATAATTTTTTACTTAGAACTTCTAAAGAAGACTGGGAAAAAGTTATAAAAACTAATCTATTTTCTGTTTTTAATTTAACAAAACATGTTGTTTTCCCTATGATGAAACAAAAAAAAGGTAGTATTATTAATATGAGTTCTGTTATAGGATTAATAGGAAATATTGGACAGGCAAGTTATGCAGCATCTAAAGCTGGAATCATTGGATTTACAAAATCAATAGCTAGAGAATTAGGAAAAAAAAACATACGTTGCAATGCTGTTGCTCCTGGATATATATATACAAAAATGAATTTTCATCTTCAATCTAAAATGAAAGAAAGTTGGATAAGAAATATTCCATTAAAAAGACCTGGGATGCCACAAGATGTTGCTAATTGTAGTTTATTTCTTGCTTCTGATTTATCTGATTATATTACTGGAGCTGTATTGAATGTAAATGGAGGATTAATTTGAATTTTAAAATGTATTCAGATAAAAAAATAGTACAAAGTTTAGGTGAAATTTTAATTTCAAAATACATTTTTAATATTATTATATCTCCAGGATCTAGAAACGCACCTATTATAATACATTTTGCACAACATAAACTATTCAATACCTATAGTATTGTAGACGAAAGGTGTGCTGGATTTTTTGCTTTAGGAATAGCTCAAAGGATAAGGAAACCAGTTGTTATAAATTGTACTTCAGGTTCAGCAGTTGTAAATTATTATCCTTCAATAACAGAAGCATTTTATCAAAATATTCCATTAATTATTATTACTGCAGATCGTCCTAAAGAGATAATAGATATTTATGATGGGCAATCAATTCATCAATATAATATTTTTCAAGAACATGTAGAAATGTCCATACAATTAACAGAAGATCAATCCGTATCAGGATTGTGGTATAATGAAAAATTAATTAATGAATCTATAAATAACTGTTTTTTGAATAAAAGACCTGTACATATTAATATCCCCTTTTCAGAACCACTTTATCAAACTACTAATCATTTAAAAGTAAATCCTAAAATTATAAATAGTATTCCTACAAAAAACTATATAATAAAATCATCATCTATTTATAAAAAAGAAAAATGTTTATGGAAAAAAAACGAAAAAAAAATGATTTTATTGGGATTATGTCATATTGATAATAATGTAAAAAAACTTTTAATAAAATTTAGTAAAGATCCATCTATTGTAATTTTTTCAGAAACAACATCTAACATTACAAACAATAAATTTTTTTTCTCAAGCATAGATGAACTTATATTTAACATGAATATTGAAGATTGGATCAAATTAAAACCTCATATTTTAATAACTATTGGTATTAATATTATATCTAAAAAAATAAAATATTTATTGAGAAAATACCCTCCAATATATCATTGGCATATAGGAGAAAATATTATAAAATATCCAGATACTTATTATAGATTAACTACATATTGGCCTATTTCTCCAAAATATTTCTTTAAAAATTTTTGTAATTATATAAATATTTATTCACATTCAGATTATAAATATAAATGGGAAAAAATAAGAAGAAAAAGAAAAATTAAACAAAAAATTTTTTTAAAAAAAGAAAAAAGTTTTTCAGACTTAAAAGTTCTTTTTTTAATATTTGAATCAATTCCAAATAATTCTATCCTTCAATTAGGAAATAGTATGATCATAAGATATTATCAGTTATTTGATAAGAAAAAAGAATCAATTATGTCCTATTGTAATCGTGGAACTTCAGGAATAGATGGATGTGTTTCTACCGCTATAGGAATGTCTGTAAGTATTAGTAAAAAATTTGTAACACTAATTGTTGGAGATATAAGCTTCTTTTATGATAGCAATGCTTTATGGAACAATTATACCCCAAATAATTTTCGGATTATTCTTATTAATAATAGAGGAGGAAATATATTCAGATTTATTTCTGGAATAAGGATTCCAGAAAAAATATTCAATTTTTTTGAAACAAAACATATTTTTTCGGCAAAAAAAATATGTAAAATGCATAATTTTAGATATGAAGAAGCTTCAAATTATAACTCTCTGAAAAAAAAACTGTCATTTTTTTGGAATCACTCCAATCAACCCTTTCTTTTAGAAATAAAAACTCATAGATATGATAATGCGAAAATATTAAAGGAATATCTATTATCTTAATTAAGATCTTAAGTCACTTAAAAAAGATTCCTTTAATATTAAAAATATATCCCATAAAGCTTTAATTCTAGCAAAAAATTCTCTTATTTGTATCTTTCCATCATAATTTATACTTTTTGCATTAAAACCTATAACCTCCAATCCTAAACAATTACCAATAAAAATAGCTCTCTCATTATGAAATTTTTGAGATATAATTGTAAATTTTTTTTGATGAAATATTTTATACACTCTCAATACAGAATATAAAGTATTAATACCATAAAAATCTTCGTAAATAAAATCAGAAGGAATTCCTTTTTTTATAAGTTCCTTTTTCATCATTTTTGGTTCATTATAATTTTTTTCTCTATTATCTCCACTTACAATAATATATCGTATTTTATTGTGATGAAAAAGATAACTTGCTGCATCTATTCTATGCTTAAAATATTTGTTTACCCCACCCCCATGTAAATATTTAGAAGTCCCCAATACAACACCATATGTACTATATGGAATAAATTTTATACTATCATGAGTTTTTCTCACAGACCAAAAACTTATTCCTATATGACAAAAAATAAAAAATAAAATTGTAAAAAAAAATATGCGTTTTATTATTTACACGATATCATGTTTTTTGATAAAAATCTCCTTCTATTATCCATTCTCCATTTTCTAAAAATGATCCTACTTGTTTAAATTTAATCTTTTTAGTTTTTCCTGTAATTAAATGTAGGATATTAACTTTATTATTTCTTCCTATTTTTTTTCTATCTTTTCCCTTTATAGTATCTATTTTTAGATTATTATTTGTAATACACAAAATATCACTGATTATTATATGTGATTTTAAAAGAAAAGAAATTACTTTTCTATTAATTTCGTAAACCTTCTCTTGGAATAGATTAAAAGCATTTTGCTTATAAACTACAAGAGGATCTTTTTGTTCAAAAACAGCATTTTGTACCGAATGTCGTAGATTATCTACATCTCGTAAATGTTCTTTCCATTTTTCGTCCATGAAACATAATATAGTTTTTTTTTCAAGTATTGAAAATAATGATTTTCCTTTAGTCTCATAAAATTTTTTCAAATTAGATGTAGTAATTATATTATGATTTCCATCTGTAAATATGGTTTGTATTTGATATTTTTCTATATTATTTTCAGTAATATTATTATTAGATATAATAGGTATTATATTTTTATAAATTATTTTCTCTTTTTTTCTTTCATAGAATTCTATAATATAATCATGAAGTTTATTAACACAATCAAATTTTTTGTATAATAAAAATTCTTCTTCTTGAAATGGAAATTTTATTCCGAAAATATGAATAAATTCATATTCTATATTTTTTAAATTATTTATAGACTTATTAACATTTATTATTATATCTAATAAAACGTATATCATATTAGAAATATCTAAACTTAATTCATGTCCACATAATGCATTTTTACGTTTTTTATAGATAAATTCTCTTTGTTTATTAATAACATCATCATAATCTAATAAACGTTTTCGAATACTAAAATTATTATCTTCTATTTTTTTTTGTGCTTTTTCAATAGATTTTGTTAATAGAGGATGTTGTATTATATCTCCTTCTTTATGTCCAAATCTATCCATTAATTTTGATAGTCTTTCTGAATCAATAAATAAACGAATTAAATTATCTTCTAGAGAAACATAAAATTGAGAACTTCCTGGATCTCCTTGTCTTCCTGATCTACCTCTTAATTGATTATCTACCCTTCTAGAATCATGCCTTTCTGTACCTAAAACTGCTAATCCACCATTTTCTATTACTTCTTTAGATAGTTTGATATCAGTTCCCCGTCCAGCCATATTCGTTGCTATAGTTACAGCACCAGGAAATCCTGCTTTTACTATTATATCAGCTTCTTTTTCATGTAATTTTGCGTTTAAAACATTGTGAGATACTTTTCTAAATTTTAGAGCCCTCCCTAAAAATTCAGAAACTTCAACTGAAGTAGTTCCAACAAGAACTGGTCTTTTATCTTTTTGAGATAAACTAATTATTTTTTCTATAATAGCATTATATTTTTCTCGTTTTGTTTTAAATACAAGATCTTGTAAATCTTTTCTTTTTATAGGTTTATCTGTAGGAATTACCACTACATCTAATTTATATATATGCCAAAACTCTCCAGATTCCGTTTCTGCAGTACCTGTCATTCCTGATATCTTTTTATACATTCTAAAATAATTCTGTAAAGTTATTGTAGCAAAAGTTTGAGTTGATGATTCTATTCTAACACGTTCTTTTGCTTCTATAGCTTGATGTAATCCATCAGAATAACGTCTTCCTTCCATAATACGTCCTGTTTGTTCATCTACTATTTTAACTTTGTCGTTTAAAACGACATAATCAACATCTTTTTCAAATAAAGTAAATGCTTTAAGAAGCAGATTAATAGTATGTATTCTTCTTGATTTTATAGAAAAATTTTCCAGTAGTTTTTCTTTTTCTTCTATTTCTTTTTCTTTTGAAAAATTTTTATTTTCTAATTCAGTCAATTCTAGATTTATATCCGGTAAAACAAAAAAACTGATATCTTCTACATTTCTAGATAAAAATTCAATTCCTTTATCTGTTAATTCAACAGTATTATTTTTTTCATCTATAACAAAATAAAGATCTTTATCTACTTTATACATTTCTCTACCTTGATCCTGTAAATATTGACCTTCTATTTTTTGTAAAATAAAACGAATATTTTCTTCACTTAAAAATTTAATTAAAAATTTTTTTTTTGGTAAACCTCTATATGATTGAAATAATTTAAATCCTCCTAATTTTTTATCTCCATTATTTATTAAATTTTTAGATTCTTGCAATAAACTATTAACCACTAAATTTTGTTGTTTTACAAGAATTTCTACTTTATCTTTTAATAGCTCAAATTCATTTTTATTATCAATTTTAGAATTAACAGGACCTGATATAACTAAAGGAGTCCGAGCTTCATCTATTAGAACAGAATCTATTTCATCTATAATAGCATAATTTAATTCTCTTTGAACCAGTTCTTCCTTAGAACGAGCCATATTATCACGAAGATAATCAAATCCAAATTCGTTATTTGTCCCATAAGTAATATCTGCTTCGTAAGCTTTTTTTCGCATTTTTATATTAAATGAAGGATAACAATCAATACAATCAACTCTTAATTGATGAAATTCCATTAGAGGAGACATCCAATTTGCATCTCTTTTAGATAAATAATCATTCACAGTAACAATGTGCACTCCTCTTCCTGAAAGAGCATTCAAATAAGCAGTTAAAGTTGCTACAAAAGTTTTTCCTTCACCTGTAGCCATCTCTGCTATTTTTCCTTGGTGTAAAACTATTCCTCCCATTAATTGGACATCATAGTGTACCATATCCCAAATTATTTTCTTTCCATATGCATTCCACTCATTTTTCCAAAATGTATATTCTCCATCTAATAATAGATAAGGTTTAATTTTTGATAATTCTTTATCAAAAAGTGTTGTTTTTACAACAAGTTGTTTTTTTTCTTTAAATCTTTTAGATGTTTCTTTAATAATAGCGAAAGCACTAGGTAAGAAACTCATAAGAATTTCTTGTTCTATTTTATAAGATTTATCTCTTATTTTCTTTATATCTAAATTAATTTTTTCTATAAATTCAATAGAATGAGGTTTTTCTTTTATCGTTTCTAATAATTTTTTTTCTTTCTCACGAAATTTTTTTGTATGCTTCCGTATAGTTTTTTTAAACTCCTGAGTTTTATTTCTTAATTCATCATCAGATAAAGAAAATATACTTTTCTCTTCTTCTTTAATTTGAAATAAAATTTTTCTAACCTCCTTTAGGTCTTTTTCATTTTTATTTTCTAATAATTTATTTAGTATTTTTTTAATAAAACTCATGGTATCATATTTATATACTTATATCTGTTATCTATTATTTATTATTATATCCACACATACAAAACATACAAAACATACAAATTCATATGAAAACTTAAAGCTCATATTCATCTCTATTCCAATAAAAATCTTCATCATCTCTTGGATAATCTGCCCATATATCTTCTATAGATTCAAAAACTTCTCCTTCTCCATTTTCTAATTGCTGAAGATTTTCAACTACTTCAAGAGGTGCCCCAGTACGAATAGCAAAATCAATTAATTCTTCCTTAGTTGCAGGCCAAGGAGCGTCTTCTAAATGAGAAGCTAATTCTAAAGTCCAATACATATTTAATCAAAATTTTATATAAAAAATCAAAAAAAATAACATTTTTATTTATATATTTGATTTTTAAAAATCAATGAACTTTTTCACTACAAGATATAATTAGTGAATTTAAATTACAAATAAATTGTATGAAAAAGTTTCCAAAAATTGTGTTTATAGGCTCTAGCTCTTTTTCTCTTCAATGTTTAAAAGAATTATATGTTAAAAAATATAATATTATAGGGGTCATAACAAATCCTGATAATTTTCTTTGCAGAAAAAAAGATAAAATTTTTACTCCCATAAAAAAATATGCTATAGAAAATAAAATACCTTTTTTACAACCAAAAAATCTTCTTGAAGATTCTTTTTTAAAAGAATTAGAAAAATGGAACCCTGATATACAAATAGTTGTTTCTTTTCGTGTTTTACCAAAAAAAGTATGGAATTTACCTAAAATGGGATCCTTTAATTTACATCCATCTTTACTTCCACAATATAAAGGAGCTGCTCCAATTAATTGGGTTATTATTAACGAAGAAACTAAAACTGGATTGACTACTTTTTTTATAGAAAAAAAAATAGATTCTGGTAAAATTTTATTACAAAAAGAAATTAAAATAGAAAAAAAAGATACTGCAGGAAAACTGGAGAATAGATTAAGAAAGGTTAGTGGACCTTTGGTTTTAGAAACTTTAGAAGGAATTTTAAATAATAAAATAAAACCTATTTATCAAAAAATAGATGCTAGTTCTTCATTAAAATTTGCACCAAAAATATCTAAAAAAGATTGTAGAATTCAATGGAAAATTCATTCTATGAATTACATTTATAACAAGATAAGAGGGTTAAGTCCTTTTCCTGCTGCATGGACTTTTTTATTTATTAATAATAAATTTTTAAGATTTAAAATTTTTTTTGCGGAAAAAATAATAGAAGAACATTCTTTTCCAATTGGATTAGTTTTTATCATGCCATCTAAAATGAAAATTTCAGTAAAAGAAGGATTTTTATCTATTATAGAAGGACAAATTGAAGGAAAAAATAGAATGAATATTAAAAATTTAATTAATGGATTAAAAACATATAAAAATATTTTTGTTGAATAAAAATAATCAAATATTTTTTATATTTTATTATATTAACACTAAATTAACGTTAATTATTAAAGTTAAAAATCATTTATATAAATTCCATGAATAAAACAGAACTGGTTAATTCAATAGCAGAAAAAACTGGAATAACAAAAATAAA from Blattabacterium cuenoti encodes:
- a CDS encoding type III PLP-dependent enzyme domain-containing protein, encoding MKIRYADFIDQTFDFPTEEFSIKNNLLEFHGIPLMNLIQKYGTPLKFTFLPKISQNIKKARKWFDKAMQKNQYNNKYTYCYCTKSSHFSFVLEEALKNNISIETSYAYDIEIVKNLYRKGKTNKNIEVICNGFKTINYIKKISELINSGFCNTIPILDNSDELEKLSLFINYPFKLGIRIASEEEPKFEFYTSRLGIGYKDIIAFYLNKIKNNPKVELKMLHFFINTGIKDTAYYWNELFKCLHIYARLKKIAPELDILNIGGGFPIKTSMSFTYDYEYITNEIIYQIKKFCQKENVSEPHIYTEFGAYTVGESGGILYKILCQKRQNDREKWNMIDSSFMTTLPDTWAISRRFIMMAINRWNDSYERVFLGGLTCDSDDYYNSEQHINAIYLPCFRKKTPLYIGFFNTGAYQDTISGYGGVHHCLIPQPIHILINYNNQNNLVYQIFRTSQSPEEILKILGY
- the speB gene encoding agmatinase, with product MNKKTFADIPKKYSTLKNSKIVLILVPYDSNQTWKKGSKKGPEAFLSASNYMELYDIETNSEVYKKGIFIINSIKNSSISPKRMINKVKKITKKFLYEDKFVTLIGGDHSISIGSIRAFGEKYKNDLSILHMDAHADLRSIYNGNRYSHACSMYEASKKYPLVQIGIRSMDIMEINNIQKGNIFYMHEIYKSNLWMNNAINNLSKKYVYLSIDIDVLDPSIAPSTGTPEPGGLSWYTIMTFLRKVFETREVIGFDIVELLPNEKESSTDFLSAKLYYKLLSYKYEI
- the cmk gene encoding (d)CMP kinase — protein: MKYNKHKKIILAIDGFSSSGKSTLARAISKKLKYKYLDTGAMYRSIALLAIREKVFNSDLWNIKKFIHLLKKTFQVKWNKKINEIELFLNKKNVKKSEIRSIEVSKKVSFIAKIPDIREILTSIQRNFGVEKGIVVDGRDIGTTVFPKSELKIFLKSSIEVRSYRRYQDIKKTNDNIIYDEVKKDLIYRDIMDINRKNSPLKKSVNAIEIDNTYLNIEKELNIINNLLINKIK
- the fabG gene encoding 3-oxoacyl-[acyl-carrier-protein] reductase; this translates as MKLLNRKVAIVTGGSGDIGKSIIETFVQHGANVIFTFLSSENEAKKLSTKFSNFVESYKIDLSDFNSSENLVKYVIKKYGSIDILVNNAGIIKDNFLLRTSKEDWEKVIKTNLFSVFNLTKHVVFPMMKQKKGSIINMSSVIGLIGNIGQASYAASKAGIIGFTKSIARELGKKNIRCNAVAPGYIYTKMNFHLQSKMKESWIRNIPLKRPGMPQDVANCSLFLASDLSDYITGAVLNVNGGLI
- the menD gene encoding 2-succinyl-5-enolpyruvyl-6-hydroxy-3-cyclohexene-1-carboxylic-acid synthase codes for the protein MNFKMYSDKKIVQSLGEILISKYIFNIIISPGSRNAPIIIHFAQHKLFNTYSIVDERCAGFFALGIAQRIRKPVVINCTSGSAVVNYYPSITEAFYQNIPLIIITADRPKEIIDIYDGQSIHQYNIFQEHVEMSIQLTEDQSVSGLWYNEKLINESINNCFLNKRPVHINIPFSEPLYQTTNHLKVNPKIINSIPTKNYIIKSSSIYKKEKCLWKKNEKKMILLGLCHIDNNVKKLLIKFSKDPSIVIFSETTSNITNNKFFFSSIDELIFNMNIEDWIKLKPHILITIGINIISKKIKYLLRKYPPIYHWHIGENIIKYPDTYYRLTTYWPISPKYFFKNFCNYINIYSHSDYKYKWEKIRRKRKIKQKIFLKKEKSFSDLKVLFLIFESIPNNSILQLGNSMIIRYYQLFDKKKESIMSYCNRGTSGIDGCVSTAIGMSVSISKKFVTLIVGDISFFYDSNALWNNYTPNNFRIILINNRGGNIFRFISGIRIPEKIFNFFETKHIFSAKKICKMHNFRYEEASNYNSLKKKLSFFWNHSNQPFLLEIKTHRYDNAKILKEYLLS
- a CDS encoding SanA/YdcF family protein, with product MRKTHDSIKFIPYSTYGVVLGTSKYLHGGGVNKYFKHRIDAASYLFHHNKIRYIIVSGDNREKNYNEPKMMKKELIKKGIPSDFIYEDFYGINTLYSVLRVYKIFHQKKFTIISQKFHNERAIFIGNCLGLEVIGFNAKSINYDGKIQIREFFARIKALWDIFLILKESFLSDLRS
- the secA gene encoding preprotein translocase subunit SecA gives rise to the protein MSFIKKILNKLLENKNEKDLKEVRKILFQIKEEEKSIFSLSDDELRNKTQEFKKTIRKHTKKFREKEKKLLETIKEKPHSIEFIEKINLDIKKIRDKSYKIEQEILMSFLPSAFAIIKETSKRFKEKKQLVVKTTLFDKELSKIKPYLLLDGEYTFWKNEWNAYGKKIIWDMVHYDVQLMGGIVLHQGKIAEMATGEGKTFVATLTAYLNALSGRGVHIVTVNDYLSKRDANWMSPLMEFHQLRVDCIDCYPSFNIKMRKKAYEADITYGTNNEFGFDYLRDNMARSKEELVQRELNYAIIDEIDSVLIDEARTPLVISGPVNSKIDNKNEFELLKDKVEILVKQQNLVVNSLLQESKNLINNGDKKLGGFKLFQSYRGLPKKKFLIKFLSEENIRFILQKIEGQYLQDQGREMYKVDKDLYFVIDEKNNTVELTDKGIEFLSRNVEDISFFVLPDINLELTELENKNFSKEKEIEEKEKLLENFSIKSRRIHTINLLLKAFTLFEKDVDYVVLNDKVKIVDEQTGRIMEGRRYSDGLHQAIEAKERVRIESSTQTFATITLQNYFRMYKKISGMTGTAETESGEFWHIYKLDVVVIPTDKPIKRKDLQDLVFKTKREKYNAIIEKIISLSQKDKRPVLVGTTSVEVSEFLGRALKFRKVSHNVLNAKLHEKEADIIVKAGFPGAVTIATNMAGRGTDIKLSKEVIENGGLAVLGTERHDSRRVDNQLRGRSGRQGDPGSSQFYVSLEDNLIRLFIDSERLSKLMDRFGHKEGDIIQHPLLTKSIEKAQKKIEDNNFSIRKRLLDYDDVINKQREFIYKKRKNALCGHELSLDISNMIYVLLDIIINVNKSINNLKNIEYEFIHIFGIKFPFQEEEFLLYKKFDCVNKLHDYIIEFYERKKEKIIYKNIIPIISNNNITENNIEKYQIQTIFTDGNHNIITTSNLKKFYETKGKSLFSILEKKTILCFMDEKWKEHLRDVDNLRHSVQNAVFEQKDPLVVYKQNAFNLFQEKVYEINRKVISFLLKSHIIISDILCITNNNLKIDTIKGKDRKKIGRNNKVNILHLITGKTKKIKFKQVGSFLENGEWIIEGDFYQKT
- a CDS encoding DUF2795 domain-containing protein, whose amino-acid sequence is MYWTLELASHLEDAPWPATKEELIDFAIRTGAPLEVVENLQQLENGEGEVFESIEDIWADYPRDDEDFYWNRDEYEL
- the fmt gene encoding methionyl-tRNA formyltransferase translates to MKKFPKIVFIGSSSFSLQCLKELYVKKYNIIGVITNPDNFLCRKKDKIFTPIKKYAIENKIPFLQPKNLLEDSFLKELEKWNPDIQIVVSFRVLPKKVWNLPKMGSFNLHPSLLPQYKGAAPINWVIINEETKTGLTTFFIEKKIDSGKILLQKEIKIEKKDTAGKLENRLRKVSGPLVLETLEGILNNKIKPIYQKIDASSSLKFAPKISKKDCRIQWKIHSMNYIYNKIRGLSPFPAAWTFLFINNKFLRFKIFFAEKIIEEHSFPIGLVFIMPSKMKISVKEGFLSIIEGQIEGKNRMNIKNLINGLKTYKNIFVE